The following is a genomic window from Mycolicibacterium sp. TY81.
GTTCAAGGCCCAGAACATGTCCAACAACTCGGCCGTCACGGTCGAGGGCGGCGAGATCGGGCGCGCCCAGGCGATGCAGGCCCGGGCGGCCGGGCTGGCGCCGAGCGTGCGGTTCAACCCGGTCCTGCTCAAGCCGGGCGGGGACCGGACGTCACAACTCGTGGTGCGCGGCGTCGTCGCCGGCACGGTGGCGGCGGGGGACTACTTCACCCGCCGGACGCAGCTGGCCGGCGTCGTGGCCGACGAATTGGCCGCGCTGCGAAGCGAATTCGATGTGGTGATCTGCGAAGGCGCGGGCTCGCCCGCCGAGATCAACCTGCGCGCCACCGACGTGGCCAACATGGGCCTGGCCCGCGCCGCGAACCTGCCGGTGGTCGTCGTCGGCGACATCGACCGCGGCGGGCTGCTGGCGCACCTGTACGGCACGGTGGCGGTACTCGAACCCGCGGACCAGAAACTGATCGCGGGATTCCTCGTCAACAAGTTCCGGGGCGACCCGGCGCTGCTGGAACCCGGCCTGCGGCAACTGGAGTCGCTCACCGGCCGCCCGACCTACGGCGTGATCCCGTATTGCGACAATCTGTGGCTCGACGCCGAGGACTCGCTGTCGGTCACGCCACGCGGGCGGCTGGGCCGGCCGACGGCGCCGCGGGGGCGGGATGTCCTGACCGTGGCCGCCGTGCGTCTGCCCCGCATCTCGAACTCCACCGACGTCGAGGCCCTTGCCTGCGAGCCGGGGGTGCACGTCCGCTGGGTCGACACCGCGGCCGAACTGGCCGGCGCCGATGTGGTGGTGCTGCCCGGGAGCAAGGCGACGGTCTCCGACCTGAACTGGTTGCGCGACCGTGGACTCGCCGAAGCCGTTGTCGCGCATGCCCGGTCGGGGCATGCGGTGCTCGGCGTCTGCGGCGGGTTCCAGATGCTGTGCACGACGATCCACGACACCGTCGAGTCCGGCGCGGGCCGGGTGCCCGGACTGGGTCTGCTGGATGCCGACATCGAGTTCGACGCCGACAAGACCCTGAAACACTGGGACACCCCGTTGTACGGCTACGAGATTCACCACGGCCGGGTCGCGCGGTGCGCCGAGCCGGACTGGCTGGGGGTCGGCATCCGGCGGGGTCAGGTGTACGGCACCCACTGGCACGGGCTGCTCGACAACGACGCCGTGCGGCGGGCCTGGCTCACCGAGGTCGCCACGGGCTGTGGCAAGGACGGGTTCGTCGTGGCCGACGACGTGAACGTCGCTGCGTTGCGCGACGCGCAACTCGACGTGATGGCCGATCTGCTTGCCGCACATGTGGATGTCGACGCGGTGCTGAAGCTCGTCGAGTCCGGTGCGCCGGCGCGGCCGGTGATCACCGGCAGCCTGCTCGCGTGATCAGCTCGGCTCGCCCACGGGCTCGGCCGGTGCTGTCGGCGCCGTCGGTTCTATGGGCTCCTCGACCTGCTTGATGGGGCCGGTGAACCAGTTCTTCACCGACACGTGCCAGTAGATGTAGAGCAAGACCAGGACGCCACCGA
Proteins encoded in this region:
- a CDS encoding cobyric acid synthase, with protein sequence MTGGALLVAGTTSDAGKSMVVAGLCRLLTRKGVRVAPFKAQNMSNNSAVTVEGGEIGRAQAMQARAAGLAPSVRFNPVLLKPGGDRTSQLVVRGVVAGTVAAGDYFTRRTQLAGVVADELAALRSEFDVVICEGAGSPAEINLRATDVANMGLARAANLPVVVVGDIDRGGLLAHLYGTVAVLEPADQKLIAGFLVNKFRGDPALLEPGLRQLESLTGRPTYGVIPYCDNLWLDAEDSLSVTPRGRLGRPTAPRGRDVLTVAAVRLPRISNSTDVEALACEPGVHVRWVDTAAELAGADVVVLPGSKATVSDLNWLRDRGLAEAVVAHARSGHAVLGVCGGFQMLCTTIHDTVESGAGRVPGLGLLDADIEFDADKTLKHWDTPLYGYEIHHGRVARCAEPDWLGVGIRRGQVYGTHWHGLLDNDAVRRAWLTEVATGCGKDGFVVADDVNVAALRDAQLDVMADLLAAHVDVDAVLKLVESGAPARPVITGSLLA